The Gemmatimonas aurantiaca genomic sequence GCGGAACCCGGTGGCGGTTCGTACATCGCGCAGCGCATGCTGGCGTCCAAGTCGGAGAAGGATGCACTGGGCGGCACCCTCTTCTTCAATCTCGCGCACTACGTGTTGCGCCCGTGGCCGTGGATCATCACGGCGTTGTGTTCGATCATCGTCTACCCCGATCTGGCCAGCATCAAGGCGGCGTTCCCCACGGCGGACGCCACGCTCATCGGGCACGATTCGGCCTTTCCGGCGATGCTCAAGTTCCTGCCGGTGGGTTTCGTGGGGCTGATGATCGGTGGACTCATCGCGGCCAACTCCTCGACGATTCTCACCCATCTCAACTGGGGTTCGTCGTATCTCGTGCACGACTTCTACCGGCGCTTCATCCGTCGTGACGCCACCGAGGCGCACTACGTCATGGCGGGCCGGCTGACGACGATCCTGCTCTTCGTCTGCTCGGCGTTGCTCAGTCTGACCATGAGTTCCGCACAGCAGGCCTTCCAGGTGCTGCTGTCCATCGGCGCGGGCACGGGACTGCTCTACATCGCGCGATGGTTCTGGTGGCGCGTGTCGGCCTGGTGCGAGATCGTCGCGATGGCCGTCTCGCTCATCACGTCGCTCGTGGTGCCGAAGCTGATGCCCGATGCCGGCTTTGCCGTGGTGACCATCGTGCAGGTGGGCATCACGACGGTCGCCTGGCTGATCACCGCGTTCGTGGCACCGGCCACCGATCGCGCCACGCTGGTGGCGTTCGTGCAGAAGGTGAAGCCGGCGGGTTCCGGATGGAGCTGGGTGCGCCGCGAAGCCGGTATCAGCGACGCGGAAGTCGCCGCCGAAAACAACCTCGGTCTGTCGGCCGCGGGCTGGGTGCTGGGTTGCGTGTTGATCTGGTCGTCGCTGTTCGCGATCGGTCAGTGGCTGTACCTGCCGGGCGACCCCTCGCGTCGCGGTGACGCGCTGCTGCTCACCGCCATCTTCGTCGTGAGTGGCGTGGGCCTGCTGGCCGTGGTCCGACGGCTCTGGGCCACGCGGTGATGGTCCGGTGAAGGTCCGGTGAAGGTCCGGTGATCGTGCGATGATGATGCGCCACCGACCCAGCGGCGATCTGGCGCCGCTGGGTCGGTGGTCCTACCTGGCCGTCAGTGCGGCGGATGCGACGCGCGCTGTTTCGGCCAGTACCGCAGCACCGACAAACAGAGAACCGTCCGCGGCAAAGAAGCGCGGGGAGTGTGCGGGTGTGGGTTCTCCACCCTCTTCACGGGCGCCGATGCGCAGGAAGGCGCCGGGTATGCGCTCCATGTAGCAGGCGAAATCCTCGCCGCCCATGTTCGTGATGCCCAATGGCACCACGTTGGCCGCGCCCACCAATGCCGTGGAGGCCTCACGAGCCCACGCCGCCGTGCGTTCCGGATTCACGATGGGTGGCGGCCCGAGTTCGAAGGACACCTCGACGCCCAGATCATGGGCGAGGGCGATGCCGTGTGCCACCCGTCGCAGTTCATCGGCGACCAGCGTCCGCGTAGCTGGATCGATCGTGCGCACCGTTCCACCGATCGTCGCCGAATCGGGAATGATGTTGAGCGCCGTGCCCGCCTGCATGGTGGCTACCGTGAGCACCGCCGGCACCGACGGATTCACCCGACGCGCCACGATGCCCTGCAACGCCGCGATGAGCAGCCCCGCGCCCAGCACGGGATCCGCCGACTCGTGCGGACGGGCTCCATGCGCTCCACGTCCGCGCAGCACGATCGAGAAGGTGTCCGCCGCCGCGGCCAACGGTCCGGCCTGCGCGACCACCTGACCCACGGCAAACCGGCGATCGACATGTGCACCGAAGATCGCGGCCACACCGTCCAGCAGCCCCGAGGCGAGCACGGCGTCGGCGCCTTTGCCGATTTCTTCCGCCGGTTGCAATACGATCAGCACATCACCCGCCGCCGGTCGTTGCGCCAGCAGACAAGCGGCGCCGACGGCCCATGACGCATGCACATCGTGTCCGCAGGCATGCATCACGCCATCGTTGACGGAGGCATACGGCAACCCGGTGGCTTCGCGGATGGGCAGCGCGTCGATGTCCCCGCGCACCGCCACCACCGGCGCCTCACGATTCGCTCCCGGAATCCGCGCAACCAGTCCGGTGCCCGCCACCCGCGTCATGATCAGCGGACGGCCACCGAGCAACGGCTCCACCAGATCACGCAACGCCTGTTCCAGCGCGGCGCCGGTCCTGGACTCGGCGAACGCCAGTTCCGGATGCCGGTGGAGATCGCGGCGCAGGTCGATCAGTTGCCGACGGAGCACGTCGGAGAATTGTGCGAGAACGGCGTCCGGCACACCGTCAGGTACGCCAGTGAAATCGACAGGGGACATAGCCAGATACACTAACGTGCGCTACCGCGAAGCGCCCGGCCCACGCAGCACCTTGCCGGGTGTCGCACCGGTGTGTTTCCCCTTCTCCATCACCACCACACCGTTCACCAGCACGTAGTCGATGCCGGTGGGCAACTGCGTGGGCTGCTCGTAGGTGGCCCGATCACGCAGATTTTCATAGTCGAAGATCGTGACGTCGGCCCACGCGCCCGCGCGAATGACACCACGATCGACCAGGCGCATACGCGTGGCCGGCCACGATGTCATCTTGCGGATGGCATCCTCCAGCGTGATCACCTGGCGCTCACGCACGTAGTGCGAGATCACGCGCACCGGATTGCCATACGAGCGCGGATGTGGCAGCCCCGACGCATCCGCCGGCCCGGGTGCGGCCATTGCCGAGGCATCACTGCCGATGCTCACCCACGGAAAGCGCAACGCCGTTTCGATGTCCTTCTCGGACATCATGTGATAGACCGCCGACACGCGGCCGCCGGTGCCTTCCAGCACGAGATCCCACGCCGCATCGGCGGGATCCTTGCCCGTCATCGCCGCGATCTGCGTAATGGACTTGCCCTGATACTGCACATTGGCGGGATTCGCCGCGGTCGTGAGCACCACACCGTCCCATCCGCCTGCTGCTTCGATGATGTTCCACCAGCCCGGGGAACCGGTGGCCACTTCCCGCTTGAGTCGGGCGCGGATGGCGGGATTCTTCAGTCGGGCCGCCAGTGAATCCCGTCCGCCCTCATGCGCCCAACTCGGGATGGTGGCGTCGAGTCCGGTGCCCCCCGCCGTGTACACGTACATGTCGGCGGCCACATCGACGTTGCGCGCCCGTGCGGCTTCGATCACCTGACGCAGCGAATCCATGAGGACACCCCAGGCCGGCTGGTGCGCCACCTTGAGATGGAAGATCTCCACCGGTGTGCCCGAGCGTTCGCCGATCTCGATGGCTTCGCGCACCGACTGCACCACCTCCGCTCCCTCGCCGCGGATATGGCTGGCATAGATGCCGCCGTACCGCGCGGCCACCTTGGCCATTTCCGTGAGCTCGCTGGTCGTGGCGTAGCTGGCCGGTGGGTAGATGAGTGCCGTGCTCATTCCCAGCACACCGGCCCGCATGGCGGTGTCGAGAATGGCCCGCATACGATCGAGTTCGGCCGGTGTGGGCGCACGCGCCGACGGCCCGATCACCGCGGTGCGGGCCTGCACTTCCCCGAAGTACGTACCGAAGTTGACGCTGATGCCCTGCCGCTCGAGTTGTTCGAAATACGACGCCACCTGACTGGCAGGTACCGGCGTTCCACCTTCACCACCCAGCGCCGTGGTCATGCCCTGCAACAGCTTGCTCTCGGCTCTGCCATCGCGCTGCAGCATGCGCCCCGACTGATCGAGCATGTCGATCCACCCGGGTGAGACGTATCGTCCCGTGGCGTCGATCTCCCGTTTGCCCTTGCCGGCCACCCGGCCGATCTGCACGAAGCGGCCATCCTTGATGGCCACATCGGCCAGGATCCACGGATTGCCGGCACCGTCGAGCACCCGCCCGTTGCGGATGACTACATCGTATTCGGCAGTGGCGGCCTGCGCCGGAAGGCGGGATGTGAACAGGACACTCGCCAGGACACTCGCCAGCGCGCTCGTCAGGGCCAATGGGCGCAGCAGGGGAACCGGGGATTTCAACCACATGGCGGGACTCACCGGGCAGGCGTGAGACGGGTGAACAGATTGCCCTGCAACTGCAAGGCGAGAATACGACCGTTGCCGTCGGGGCGGAATGTGATGTTGCCTTCCCCTCGTCCGCTCCAGCGGGCGCGGAACGTGTCGTACTGCGCGTGGGTCAGATCGCCGTCGAAGCCGCTGCCGAACCGGGCGTGCAGCGTTTCCCCCACGAGCGTGATGACCACATCACCGTAGGTGGGATTGCGATACGTGGCCACATACGACGCGAGCGGAAGCGTGGGCTTCGTGTTGGCATTGGCCACACGCGCCGGCTGCGGCGGACGCTGATTTTCGCGCGCCTGCAACGCCAGCAGATCCGCGCTCCAATCGCGTTTGGGCGTACCGGCCGCTCCACCCAGGCGATCGAACACTTCGTACATGATGGCATGACGCAGTTCGACATGATCGGTGTTCGCCAGCACGTATACACCCAGCTTCCTGTCGGGAATGAGACCGATGAGAGCGCTCATGCCGTCGATGCTGCCGGTGTGCATGACCACGGCCTGTCCGTTGTAGTCCTGCAGGAACCAGCCCAGTCCGTAGAGGAAGAAGTGCGGCCGCGACAACTCGAGCGCCGGATACGTGGAGGGATCGGCCACAACCTGTGGCGAGATCCAAGCCTTGAAATTCGCTTCGCTCACCAGGCGCTTGCCGTTCACGCGCCCCGAGTCGAGCACGAAGCGCATCCACCTGGCCATGTCGTTCACCGACGACCACACGGAGCCCGCCGCGGCCACGGGGTCGACCGCCCGATTGACCGTGAGGCGGATGGAATCGTTCACCATACGGTGCGGACTGGCCACATTCGGTTGCCCTTCCACCTTGGACAACCGCGTGATGGTGCCATTCATGCCGAGCGGCGCGAAGATGCGCTGCTCGAGAAACGCATCCCACGTTTTGCCCGACGCGGCTTCGACCACCGCGCCGGCCACCGCGTACATGATGTTCTGGTAGATCCATCCGGCGCGGAACGAATAGGCGGGTTGCACGGTGGCCACACGCCGCAGGATCTCCTCGGAGGAAAAGTCGGTGCCCGTCCACAGCAGATCCGCGTTGCCCAGGCCGGCGCGATGCGTGAGGATGTCGCGCACGGTGAGTTCACGTGTCACCCACGGATCGGACAGCTTGAACGCCGGCAGGTATTCGATCACCGGTGCGTCCCACCGCACCTTGCCTTCATCGACGAGCATGGCGAGCGCCAGCGACGTCATGGCCTTGGTGGTGGACCCGATCGCAAAACGCGTGTCGGCATCGACCGGCGTGGGTTTGCCGACTTCGCGAAGACCATACCCTTTCGACAGCAGCACGCTGTCGTTGCGTACGATGGACACGGCCAGTCCGGCAGTCTTCCACACGTTGACCGCGGCGGCGATATCGGCGTCGAGTCTGGCTACGACGGCCTGATCGCCACGTCCGCCCTTGACGGGCAGCACGTTCTGCGCCGCGATTGGCGATGCAACGCCCAAGGTGACGAGAGCGGCGCCGGCGATGACACTCAGCCGGGTCCGGAAGACGCGCGAGACGGAAGAGATGGGCATCATCGTGTCACCGCAACCGTTGCGCCAGCCAGTCGGCCACGGTGCCGAGGACTTCTGGCGCAACATCGAAGTTGGTCAGGTTCTGATACCCGCCGGGATAGCCCACCGGATCGTAGACGAACAGATGATTGAGCCTGGGGAACACCCGCGACGTGACATCCCTGTTGCCACCGGCCTTGAACGCCTTCACCAGCGCTGCCACCTGATCCGGTGTCACCTGCTGATCGGTGGCGCCGTTGAGGACGAGCACCGGCGTTTTCACCTGCTTCGCGGTGGCCAGCGGATCGTGATCGAAGAAGTACTTCATCCACGGGTTGGTGGCCGCGAGTGAATCGATGTACGTGGGGATGCGACCGATCTGCTCGGCGCGTTTGGCCGGCGTGAGGGATGTGTCCTTCTCGGCGAGGTTCCTGAGCTGGAACGTGAGGATGTCACGTCCACGCTTGCCCGGTCCGGCAAGCAGCACGATGCCTTTGAGATCGGGTTCACGTGTGGCCACGATGGGCGCGATGAGACCACCTTCGCTGTGCCCCACGAGGCCGAGCTTGCCGGCATCGATCTCCGGACGTGTGCGCAGATACGCGAGTCCCGCGCGGATGTCCTCGGCGAAGTCAGAGCTCGTGGCCTTGGCATGATCGCCGGTGGATTCCCCGATCCCACGATCGTCCATGCGCAACGTGGCGATGCCACGGCGTGCGAGTGAATCGGCGATCTGGCGGAACGGGCGGAAGTTGGTGGTGGCGGAGAACGGTTCGTCGCGCGTCTGTCCCCCCGATCCCGTGATGGTCACGACGGCGGGCACTCTGGCGCTCGCGCTGGCGACTTTCGGAATCGTGAGCGTGCCGGCGAGGGTGTGCCCTTCGCGCGTGGGCACGGTGACGTTGATCGCGATGTACGGCGCGTTCGCGGGCGCCGAGTAGTCGATCGGCGGGGGACGCGGCGGCGTGGGGCGACGCACGAACGACACCGGCACCCCGACGAGGTCGGCGATCAATTCGTTCACCTTCCCCTGCGGGTTCACGCGGAAGTTCACGAAGAACGCGGGCAGCACGGGCGTGTCGAACTTCACGCGGAAGTTGTCGGCGTTCCAGTACACCATCTGGGAGCGCCAGGTGGGGCCGAAGGTGAGATGCAGTCCGCCGTTCTGCTCGCGCACCACCATCTCGCCGTAGAGGCTGTCCACGTAGGTGCCCACATATTCCGACAGGGCCAACGTCGGCTTGCCACCCGAAGGCCTGGTCTGCGCCTGCGGATTGCGGGCCGCGGCGGCCGCCGCCCGGGCGCGTGCCTGCTCCTGTCGTGTCACGGCGTCGGCCACCCAGTCGCGACCCGATCCACCCAGGTGCATGTCGAGGATCTTGTGCAGCAGCGGCTGCGGCAGTCCCGAGCCGTTCATGTTGGTGAGCAGCACCACGCCGAACTTGTCTTCGGGCAACATGGCCACGAGCGCCGTGAAGCCGTCCACGTTCCCGCCGTGATGCACCAGCGCTTTGCCGCGATAGTCTTCGAGGAACCAGCCCAGTCCGTACGAGGAGTAATGCGTGTCGGGGTTGTTGGCCCGCGCCGCGGAGTCCAGGCGGATGAACATCTGCGACTGGCGCATCTCCTCGACCAGACGCCGGCTGATGACCTGCTTGCCGCCGTACTTTCCGTCGCCGAGCAGCATGCGCACCCACTGCGCCATGTCCACCGCGTTGGAGTTGATGGAGCCGGCAGGGCCCGCGTTGTCGAGATTGCGCCACTTCACCGCGACCACCCCGCCGCCGCTGTCGGCGTTGGCGTGGGGCGAGGCGAGATCGGTGCGCTTGTCGAGAGCCCGGATGGTGGTGCTGCTGTTGCCCATGCCGAGCGGCGCGAAGATGCGCGTCGAGACAAAATCGTCCCAGCTCATGCCGGACGCCTTGGCCACCACTTGCCCTGCGGTGATGTACATCAGGTTCTGGTAGCCGAACTGCGAGCGGAAGCTCCACGACGGCTGCAGGAAGCGGATGCGGCGCACCAGTTCGTCGCGATCGAAGCCCGAGCCATACCACGCCAGTTCACCGCGCGCGAGACCGCTGCGATGCGACAGCAGATCGCGCACCGTGAGCTCACGCGAAACGTACGGGTCGTACATCTGGAAGCTCGGGATGTAGCGCGTCACGGGGGCGTCGAGATCGACCTTCTTCTCGTCCACCAGCATGGCGATCGAGGCGGACGTGAACGCCTTCGACGACGACCCGATGGCGAAGATCGTGCGTTCCTCCACCGGGGCTTTCGTGTTCACGTCCCGCACGCCGTAGCCCTTGACGTAGATCACCGAATCGTTGCGCACGATGGCGAGACCCAGCCCCGGCACCTTCATGCTTTCGAGCGCCTTGTTCACATAGGCGTCGAGACCGGGGAACGGCTCGCGTGACTGCGCCCCGAGCGCGGTGGGCGCGACCGCGAGCGCCATCGGGAACGCCGCCGGTACGATCGAAGCGATCACCTGGCGGGCGGTGCGGGAAAACGTGATCACGGCACGATCGGGTTGGAGGTGACGATCGACATCTGCAGATACGACGACAGCGTCGGCGAGCGATAGATGCGCTGTGTGGCGACGCGGAAATCGGCGGCGTTCGCCTTGAAGATGTTGGGCACGAACGTCTGCGGATTGCGATCGATCAGCGGGAACCAGCTGCTCTGGATCTGCACGCGGATGCGATGCCCTTTGCGGAACCGGTAGTTCTGGGTGTGCAGGCCGACCTTGAACTCGGTGGCCTTGCCGGCCACGATGGGTTCCGGGTGTTCATAGCTGCTGCGGAAGCGCCCGCGCAGCACCTCGTTGGCCACCATGAACTGGTAGCCGCCGAGCTTGGGATGATCTTCCGGATACACGTCGATGAGCTTGACCACCCAGTCGGCATCGGTGCCGGTGGTGGTCGCCATCAGACGGGCGACGATGTCCCCGGCAATGGTGACATCGTTTTCGAGCACCGGCGTTTCCCACGCCACGACATCGGGACGGTCCTGCACGAACCGTTGATCGTCGGCCAGCCACTGGGCCCACGTCGATCCCGGTCCGAACGTGGCCAGGATGGGACGCGCGCGATACGGCACGGGCTTCGCGGGATCGGAGACATACGAATCGTATGGCCTGGGATCACCGGCCTTTGGCGGATCGAAAGAAAGTTTGCCGTCGGCGTGAAAATAGAGACGACGCGGGCCGACGTTCTTTCGGGGCGGCCACGTGTCGTACTGGCGCCATTCGTTTGCGCCGGCTTCGAAGGTGGTGGCCTCGGCCAGGGTGAGCGTGCCCTTGTCCTTCAGCCAGTATGCGAACCACGGCGCTTCGATGGTGCGCCGGAAATACGGCGCGGTGGCACTGCCAAAATCGATGTTGCCCAGTCGCTGCCCCGACGCACCACGCCACGCCCCGTGATTCCACGGCCCCACCACGAGATAGTTTATCCCCTTGGTGTCGTGCTTCTCGAGTTCCTGGTAGATGGTGAGTGGACCGTAAAAGTCTTCCTGATCCCACCAGCCTCCCACATTGAGCGTGGGCACGTTGACCCGATCGAGATATTGCGCGAGGGCCTCACGCTTCCAGAACGCATCGAAGTTCGGATGCGAAACAAAATCGTTCCATGTGGGCCGCTCGCCCTTGAAATACTTGCGGTCGATGTTGGACAGCGGACCGTTCTCGAGGTGCCACGAATAGTTGTCCACCTTGTCGAACGGGAATCGCTGCATCCCCTTGCCGCTCTCCATCATGGCCACGTACTCGAATCCGTACGCCAGACGGAATGCGCCGTTGTGATGGAAATCGTCGCCGATGAACATCGAGGCCGGCGATGCCTGCGGGGACACCGCCTTGAGCGCGGGATGCGGATCGAGCATCGACATCACCGTGAGCCAGCCGGGATACGAGACCCCCAGTTGTCCCACCCGACCGTTGTTGCGCGGCACGTTGGCGAGCAGCCAGTCGATCGTGTCCCAGGTATCGGTGCTTTCGTCGATGGCCTTGGGGTCCTTCTTGTTGCGCGGTGAGCGCAACATCACGAACTGTCCTTCCGAATCGAATCGCCCGCGGATGTCCTGGAAGACGAAGATGTAGCGTTCGTCGGCCAGCTCCGCGTACGATGTGATGAAACTCCCCGCCGCCCCACCGATGCCGTACGGCGTGCGCGTGAGGATGAAGGGTAACGCGCCCTGCTGATCCTTTGGCGCGAAGACGAACGTGTGCAACTTCACGCCGTCGCGCATCGGGATCATGACCTCCCGGCGCTCGTAGTTTGCCAGGCGCGCACTGTCGGCGGCCGTCGGTGCCTGCGCACCGACGGCCGGCAAGGCCACGAGAGCCGCCAGTCCGCAGAGCAGTGAGGCCAGGCGTCTCATGACCGTGTTCATCTGCCGATATTCGGATTGTTCACACGTTCGACGTCGGGCAGCGGGAAGCAGTTCTGCGTCCCGTACACGCCGCCGCCCACGGAGTAGGCCGTGCCCGCCGCGGGGTTGAGCGGCAGGCCGTAGCGACGAATGTCGCCCAGCCGATGCCCTTCGAGGAAGAGCTCACGACGACGATCCTCGATGAGCGTGGCCCGCACCTGCTCGGCCGTCTGCCCCGTGCCGTCA encodes the following:
- a CDS encoding sodium:solute symporter family protein — its product is MNVSWIDWAIVAVTILVCFVPALFLAKRSGSSTTEFFASGRSVPWWLAGLSMVATTFSSDTPNWVTEQVRRYGVAGNWQWWAFVLTGIATVFFFARLWRRSGVLTDLEFYELRYSGKEASLVRGFRAVYLGLFFNCFIMGMVTLAACKIANILFGLAPWQTILLTGVLNVIFAAHSGLWGVLVIDMIQFFIKMTAVFAAAWFSLVEVGRRLAGTPEAWAGLKALVGTLATQQVVQGAADAQPVMSMKDGAGQPILDMMPNFAMSDLALMIFILPIAISWWANWYPGAEPGGGSYIAQRMLASKSEKDALGGTLFFNLAHYVLRPWPWIITALCSIIVYPDLASIKAAFPTADATLIGHDSAFPAMLKFLPVGFVGLMIGGLIAANSSTILTHLNWGSSYLVHDFYRRFIRRDATEAHYVMAGRLTTILLFVCSALLSLTMSSAQQAFQVLLSIGAGTGLLYIARWFWWRVSAWCEIVAMAVSLITSLVVPKLMPDAGFAVVTIVQVGITTVAWLITAFVAPATDRATLVAFVQKVKPAGSGWSWVRREAGISDAEVAAENNLGLSAAGWVLGCVLIWSSLFAIGQWLYLPGDPSRRGDALLLTAIFVVSGVGLLAVVRRLWATR
- a CDS encoding amidohydrolase; this translates as MPDAVLAQFSDVLRRQLIDLRRDLHRHPELAFAESRTGAALEQALRDLVEPLLGGRPLIMTRVAGTGLVARIPGANREAPVVAVRGDIDALPIREATGLPYASVNDGVMHACGHDVHASWAVGAACLLAQRPAAGDVLIVLQPAEEIGKGADAVLASGLLDGVAAIFGAHVDRRFAVGQVVAQAGPLAAAADTFSIVLRGRGAHGARPHESADPVLGAGLLIAALQGIVARRVNPSVPAVLTVATMQAGTALNIIPDSATIGGTVRTIDPATRTLVADELRRVAHGIALAHDLGVEVSFELGPPPIVNPERTAAWAREASTALVGAANVVPLGITNMGGEDFACYMERIPGAFLRIGAREEGGEPTPAHSPRFFAADGSLFVGAAVLAETARVASAALTAR
- a CDS encoding D-aminoacylase produces the protein MWLKSPVPLLRPLALTSALASVLASVLFTSRLPAQAATAEYDVVIRNGRVLDGAGNPWILADVAIKDGRFVQIGRVAGKGKREIDATGRYVSPGWIDMLDQSGRMLQRDGRAESKLLQGMTTALGGEGGTPVPASQVASYFEQLERQGISVNFGTYFGEVQARTAVIGPSARAPTPAELDRMRAILDTAMRAGVLGMSTALIYPPASYATTSELTEMAKVAARYGGIYASHIRGEGAEVVQSVREAIEIGERSGTPVEIFHLKVAHQPAWGVLMDSLRQVIEAARARNVDVAADMYVYTAGGTGLDATIPSWAHEGGRDSLAARLKNPAIRARLKREVATGSPGWWNIIEAAGGWDGVVLTTAANPANVQYQGKSITQIAAMTGKDPADAAWDLVLEGTGGRVSAVYHMMSEKDIETALRFPWVSIGSDASAMAAPGPADASGLPHPRSYGNPVRVISHYVRERQVITLEDAIRKMTSWPATRMRLVDRGVIRAGAWADVTIFDYENLRDRATYEQPTQLPTGIDYVLVNGVVVMEKGKHTGATPGKVLRGPGASR
- a CDS encoding serine hydrolase; this encodes MPISSVSRVFRTRLSVIAGAALVTLGVASPIAAQNVLPVKGGRGDQAVVARLDADIAAAVNVWKTAGLAVSIVRNDSVLLSKGYGLREVGKPTPVDADTRFAIGSTTKAMTSLALAMLVDEGKVRWDAPVIEYLPAFKLSDPWVTRELTVRDILTHRAGLGNADLLWTGTDFSSEEILRRVATVQPAYSFRAGWIYQNIMYAVAGAVVEAASGKTWDAFLEQRIFAPLGMNGTITRLSKVEGQPNVASPHRMVNDSIRLTVNRAVDPVAAAGSVWSSVNDMARWMRFVLDSGRVNGKRLVSEANFKAWISPQVVADPSTYPALELSRPHFFLYGLGWFLQDYNGQAVVMHTGSIDGMSALIGLIPDRKLGVYVLANTDHVELRHAIMYEVFDRLGGAAGTPKRDWSADLLALQARENQRPPQPARVANANTKPTLPLASYVATYRNPTYGDVVITLVGETLHARFGSGFDGDLTHAQYDTFRARWSGRGEGNITFRPDGNGRILALQLQGNLFTRLTPAR
- a CDS encoding alpha/beta fold hydrolase; protein product: MITFSRTARQVIASIVPAAFPMALAVAPTALGAQSREPFPGLDAYVNKALESMKVPGLGLAIVRNDSVIYVKGYGVRDVNTKAPVEERTIFAIGSSSKAFTSASIAMLVDEKKVDLDAPVTRYIPSFQMYDPYVSRELTVRDLLSHRSGLARGELAWYGSGFDRDELVRRIRFLQPSWSFRSQFGYQNLMYITAGQVVAKASGMSWDDFVSTRIFAPLGMGNSSTTIRALDKRTDLASPHANADSGGGVVAVKWRNLDNAGPAGSINSNAVDMAQWVRMLLGDGKYGGKQVISRRLVEEMRQSQMFIRLDSAARANNPDTHYSSYGLGWFLEDYRGKALVHHGGNVDGFTALVAMLPEDKFGVVLLTNMNGSGLPQPLLHKILDMHLGGSGRDWVADAVTRQEQARARAAAAAARNPQAQTRPSGGKPTLALSEYVGTYVDSLYGEMVVREQNGGLHLTFGPTWRSQMVYWNADNFRVKFDTPVLPAFFVNFRVNPQGKVNELIADLVGVPVSFVRRPTPPRPPPIDYSAPANAPYIAINVTVPTREGHTLAGTLTIPKVASASARVPAVVTITGSGGQTRDEPFSATTNFRPFRQIADSLARRGIATLRMDDRGIGESTGDHAKATSSDFAEDIRAGLAYLRTRPEIDAGKLGLVGHSEGGLIAPIVATREPDLKGIVLLAGPGKRGRDILTFQLRNLAEKDTSLTPAKRAEQIGRIPTYIDSLAATNPWMKYFFDHDPLATAKQVKTPVLVLNGATDQQVTPDQVAALVKAFKAGGNRDVTSRVFPRLNHLFVYDPVGYPGGYQNLTNFDVAPEVLGTVADWLAQRLR
- a CDS encoding CocE/NonD family hydrolase, yielding MNTVMRRLASLLCGLAALVALPAVGAQAPTAADSARLANYERREVMIPMRDGVKLHTFVFAPKDQQGALPFILTRTPYGIGGAAGSFITSYAELADERYIFVFQDIRGRFDSEGQFVMLRSPRNKKDPKAIDESTDTWDTIDWLLANVPRNNGRVGQLGVSYPGWLTVMSMLDPHPALKAVSPQASPASMFIGDDFHHNGAFRLAYGFEYVAMMESGKGMQRFPFDKVDNYSWHLENGPLSNIDRKYFKGERPTWNDFVSHPNFDAFWKREALAQYLDRVNVPTLNVGGWWDQEDFYGPLTIYQELEKHDTKGINYLVVGPWNHGAWRGASGQRLGNIDFGSATAPYFRRTIEAPWFAYWLKDKGTLTLAEATTFEAGANEWRQYDTWPPRKNVGPRRLYFHADGKLSFDPPKAGDPRPYDSYVSDPAKPVPYRARPILATFGPGSTWAQWLADDQRFVQDRPDVVAWETPVLENDVTIAGDIVARLMATTTGTDADWVVKLIDVYPEDHPKLGGYQFMVANEVLRGRFRSSYEHPEPIVAGKATEFKVGLHTQNYRFRKGHRIRVQIQSSWFPLIDRNPQTFVPNIFKANAADFRVATQRIYRSPTLSSYLQMSIVTSNPIVP